Proteins from a genomic interval of Salvelinus alpinus chromosome 7, SLU_Salpinus.1, whole genome shotgun sequence:
- the LOC139581360 gene encoding putative nuclease HARBI1: protein MKAQNCVFLSALTMACPFVRDVVDEEALVLRRAFRRERVFRDRLDPLAFPDDHLYERYRFSADGIRYLCRLLGPRIKHRTARSHALSVEQMVCVALRFFASGAFLYSVGDAEQLNKATICRTIRSVCLAIKALADVFISFPGHRRLCDIKEEFYRIAGFPNVIGAVDCTHIRIKAPSGAHEADFVNRKSFHSINVQMVCNADCVISNVVAKWPGSVHDSRIFRASEIYQCLSQGEFSGVLLGDRGYGCQPFLLTPFTDPQEAQQAYNHAHARTRARVEMTFGLLKARFHCLHKLRVSPVRACDITVACAVLHNVACLRKERAPRVPPAMDWDNPAIFPDDDSGRLLRDQYVLNYFS, encoded by the exons atgaaggcccaaaattgtgtgttcctttctgctctgacaatggcatgcccattcgtgcgagatgtggtggatgaagaagcacttgtgctgaggagagccttcaggcgagaaagggtcttcagggaccggttggacccactggccttccctgatgaccatctatatgaaagatacaggttttctgcagatggcatcaggtatctatgcagactactgggtcccaggattaagcaccgcactgcacggagccatgcactgagtgtggagcaaatggtttgtgtggccttgcgcttttttgctagtggagccttcctgtactcagtgggggatgcagaacagctgaacaaggccacaatttgccgcacaataaggagtgtgtgtctggctatcaaagcattagcagatgtcttcatctccttccctggccacagaagactctgtgacatcaaagaggagttctataggattgcag gtttccccaatgtcattggtgcagtggactgcacacacataaggataaaagccccctcaggtgcccatgaggccgattttgtgaataggaaatcctttcacagcattaatgttcag atggtctgcaatgctgactgtgtgatcagcaatgttgtggcaaaatggcctggctcagtccatgactccagaatctttcgggcctctgaaatctatcagtgcctatcacaag gtgaattctctggtgtgttgctgggagacagggggtatggctgccagccttttctcctgacacctttcacagacccccaggaagcacagcaggcctacaaccatgcccatgccaggaccagggccagagttgaaatgacctttggcctcctgaaggcacgctttcactgccttcacaaattaagggtcagccctgttagggcatgtgatattactgtggcttgtgctgtcctccacaatgtggcctgcctgaggaaggagagggcccccagagtgccaccagccatggactgggacaatccggcaatcttccctgatgacgacagtggtcggctgctgagggaccaatatgtgttgaattattttagttag